In Candidatus Acidiferrales bacterium, a single genomic region encodes these proteins:
- a CDS encoding type II toxin-antitoxin system HicB family antitoxin, translated as MTYRFSALITKEDDWYVARCPELGVTSQGKDVESARANLREAIELYLETWGSADYKPPEQEPFWTTVEVTK; from the coding sequence ATGACCTACCGCTTTTCGGCGCTCATCACCAAGGAAGATGACTGGTACGTGGCCCGGTGTCCTGAACTCGGTGTCACCTCGCAGGGCAAGGATGTGGAGTCGGCCCGCGCCAACCTGCGCGAGGCTATTGAACTCTATCTCGAAACCTGGGGCAGTGCTGATTACAAGCCGCCCGAACAAGAACCTTTCTGGACGACTGTCGAAGTTACTAAGTAA